In Helianthus annuus cultivar XRQ/B chromosome 3, HanXRQr2.0-SUNRISE, whole genome shotgun sequence, a single window of DNA contains:
- the LOC110932670 gene encoding formin-like protein 20 encodes MATQQGAPSRPWFRLATMVRPPPPPPPTQQPDQAPPPPRPAFILPAFSQAPPPVPRPPNAAAPTSPTTRVSTPTSPPVAKATPKAARVSTPPTISKPQSPLVLPPPQPKYEEKAVITQETKGLGSGRHVGWGSRNPKDTTNASDSDDVGMKIITIAGENKGAIMDLGKKKDNPTPSSGDENKSGSNSEGKSNARKKDQKLKSPLMRAIMNSNVQGVNNSILLNSSTNHHDPGVHLSFSRKPSPTQ; translated from the coding sequence ATGGCAACCCAGCAAGGAGCCCCGTCTCGTCCATGGTTCCGCTTAGCCACTATGGTTcgcccacccccacccccacccccaactCAACAGCCTGATCAGGCCCCGCCTCCACCAAGGCCAGCATTTATCCTCCCAGCATTTAGTCAAGCCCCACCACCTGTGCCACGTCCTCCCAATGCTGCAGCGCCGACATCACCCACGACTCGTGTTTCCACCCCAACATCACCGCCCGTGGCTAAAGCCACACCAAAAGCCGCACGTGTTTCCACTCCGCCTACCATCTCTAAGCCTCAATCTCCATTGGTTCTCCCTCCACCACAGCCTAAATATGAGGAGAAGGCCGTGATCACGCAAGAAACAAAAGGTTTGGGCAGTGGTAGGCATGTGGGCTGGGGTTCCCGTAACCCAAAAGATACCACCAATGCCTCGGATTCTGATGATGTGGGAATGAAGATTATAACAATTGCAGGTGAAAACAAAGGAGCCATCATGGACTTGGGCAAAAAGAAAGACAACCCTACACCTTCAAGCGGCGATGAAAACAAGTCAGGAAGCAATTCGGAAGGAAAATCAAACGCAAGGAAGAAGGATCAGAAATTGAAGTCGCCACTGATGAGGGCAATCATGAATAGCAATGTCCAGGGTGTAAACAATTCGATTCTCTTGAATAGCTCCACCAATCATCATGACCCTGGCGTTCATCTTTCTTTCTCGAGAAAGCCCAGCCCAACTCAGTGA
- the LOC110931121 gene encoding uncharacterized protein LOC110931121: protein MYHLNRLFRFQNPFLRTLHRKSRSHTRIEERARENLYEKVFFFFERSTKILFHLSGQPNCWPDKSPVSYNNYNLYEKLEDGSKAKRLQAQWCWVRLDHLESVGNENTSEWNNTWLKGIYVVNLSTGPLLKGWGYGRCSGVLDSVLAVRNSHKFLGPYVLSMVQVFRKYPWSKLDKMVAESAFDVSVS from the exons ATGTATCACCTGAATCGCCTGTTCCGTTTCCAGAACCCCTTCTTAAGAACTCTGCATCGGAAATCAAGATCACACACTCGAATTGAAGAACGTGCACGTGAGAATCTATacgagaaggttttttttttttttgaaagatcaACAAAAATCTTATTCCATTTATCTGGGCAACCAAACTGTTGGCCAGATAAATCACCAGTGTCATACAACAATTACAATCTATACGAGAAG TTGGAAGATGGGAGTAAGGCTAAGCGTCTTCAAGCACAATGGTGTTGGGTCAGACTTGATCATTTGGAATCTGTGGGCAATGAGAATACATCGGAGTGGAATAACACGTGGTTGAAAGGAATATATGTTGTGAATCTGTCTACTGGTCCTCTGCTAAAAGGCTGGGGATATGGCAGATGTTCGGGGGTTTTGGATTCTGTGCTGGCAGTCCGGAACAGTCACAAGTTTCTTGGTCCCTATGTATTGTCCATGGTACAAGTCTTCCGCAAATACCCCTGGTCAAAGTTGGATAAAATGGTGGCAGAATCGGCATTTGATGTATCGGTCTCTTAG
- the LOC110931120 gene encoding uncharacterized protein LOC110931120, translating into MAATLAFLQIPTTIVIPSSKSSSSSSQPQLFIPSSKSSSSHSQLFISTTKSLSLPLAAAVTLLNPQDALAAGGEFGILEGRSLALIHPIVMGGLFLYTLYAGYLGWQWRRVRTLQDEINDLKKQEKPVAVATAVPAPEGTPQVAPSPIQLKIQQLSEERKELIKGQYKDKHFNAGSILLAFGVFESIGGGVNTYLRTGKLFPGPHLFAGAAITVLWATAAALVPPMQKGNETARSLHIALNAINVLLFIWQIPTGWDIVLKVFEFTKWP; encoded by the exons ATGGCAGCCACACTCGCTTTTCTTCAAATCCCTACTACAATAGTAattcccagctctaaatcatcatcatcatcatcacagccTCAGCTATTCattcccagctctaaatcatcatcatcacattcACAGCTATTCATTTCCACCACCAAAAGCCTTTCTCTCCCTCTGGCAGCAGCAGTGACGTTGTTAAACCCACAAGATGCCCTTGCTGCCGGTGGTGAATTCGGGATTTTGGAGGGGAGATCACTCGCCTTGATCCATCCCATTGTCATGGGCGGTCTCTTCCTTTACACACTCTATGCTGGCTATTTGGGATGGCAATGGAGGCGGGTCAGAACCCTACAGGATGAGATTAATGACTTGAAGAAGCAAGAAAAACCTGTTGCTGTTGCTACTGCCGTTCCTGCTCCtgaaggaactccacaagttgcCCCCTCCCCAATTCAACTCAAGATTCAGCAACTGTCTGAG GAGAGGAAAGAGTTGATCAAGGGGCAATACAAGGACAAACACTTCAATGCAGGTTCAATTTTGCTGGCCTTTGGTGTCTTCGAGTCCATTGGTGGGGGAGTCAACACTTATCTCAGGACAGGAAAACTATTTCCGGGGCCCCATCTATTTGCTGGCGCAG CAATAACGGTGCTCTGGGCCACAGCTGCTGCACTAGTACCCCCTATGCAGAAAGGAAATGAAACTGCTAGAAGCCTTCATATTGCGTTGAACGCCATAAATGTTCTCCTTTTTATATGGCAGATCCCAACCGGTTGGGATATCGTTCTTAAGGTCTTTGAGTTCACAAAATGGCCCTGA
- the LOC110931122 gene encoding uncharacterized membrane protein YuiD, producing MDPLIITYRHTPLSLSPINKLSLSSSSSSNPPTTSLCQKSIQKLGSFLHGLKTSMNQWGAEADGPPYLLNGGALGMALLSSVTSNAKVRISPFVATLAANPTFVSGFFAWLMAQSFKVVLHFCFEKKLDLRIMCSSGGMPSSHSSLCTALTTSVAICHGVADSLFPVSLGFSLIVMYDAIGVRRHAGMQAEVLNLIVEDLFQGHPISKRKLKELLGHTPSQVIAGALLGILVACFCCQGCFGAT from the exons ATGGACCCTCTCATCATAACATACCGCCACACCCCCCTATCCCTGTCTCCCATCAACaaactctctctttcttcttcttcttcttcaaaccCCCCTACTACATCTTTATGTCAAAAATCCATCCAAAAGTTGGGATCCTTCCTACACGGGTTAAAAACTTCCATGAATCAATGGGGGGCTGAGGCTGATGGACCACCTTACCTCCTCAATGGAGGCGCCCTCGGTATGGCTCTCTTGAGTAGTGTAACCTCAAATGCAAAG GTTCGTATTAGCCCCTTTGTCGCAACACTAGCTGCAAATCCAACTTTTGTTTCTGGGTTTTTTGCCTGGCTCATGGCACAGTCTTTCAAAGTGGTGTTGCATTTTTGCTTTGAGAAGAAATTGGATTTACGAATAATGTGTTCGTCTGGGGGTATGCCCTCCTCGCATTCATCTTTGTGCACAGCTTTGACTACTTCCGTCGCAATATGCCATGGAGTGGCGGATTCTTTATTTCCTGTCTCTTTGGGGTTCAGTTTAATTGTCATGTATGATGCCATCGGCGTTCGCCGTCATGCTGGGATGCAAGCAGAG GTTCTGAATCTGATAGTCGAGGACTTGTTCCAAGGCCATCCCATCAGTAAGAGGAAGCTGAAGGAGCTACTTGGACACACCCCATCACAGGTTATTGCCGGGGCATTACTTGGGATCCTGGTTGCTTGTTTTTGTTGTCAAGGTTGCTTCGGTGCGACCTGA